A region from the Arachis ipaensis cultivar K30076 chromosome B01, Araip1.1, whole genome shotgun sequence genome encodes:
- the LOC107640278 gene encoding auxin-induced protein 22C isoform X3 has protein sequence MDKWDLELGLALPSNSPCAGSNDDMEEEEEEEEEGEKVTHPTLCLLPLTPGHSWRKKRHRMYVKVKMEGVGIARKVDLTMHHSFHTLNHALLHMFGKPPHQFSNSYRLLFQDQQGHWLLAKDVPWSVSNCSEPPLPSYN, from the exons ATGGATAAATGGGATCTTGAACTCGGTCTTGCTCTCCCAAGCAATTCACCTTGTGCAGGCTCTAATGATGAtatggaggaggaagaggaagaagaagaggaaggggAGAAGGTTACACATCCCACTCTGTGTCTCCTTCCGTTAACCCCTGGCCACTCATGGAGGAAGAAACGGCATAGGATGTATGTGAAGGTGAAGATGGAAGGTGTAGGGATTGCAAGAAAGGTTGATCTCACCATGCACCATTCATTTCACACCCTTAACCATGCCTTGCTCCACATGTTTGGAAAACCCCCTCATCAATTCTCAAACTCCTATCGCCTCCTTTTTCAGGACCAACAAGGCCATTGGCTTCTCGCCAAAGATGTCCCATGGAG CGTCTCAAACTGCTCCGAACCACCACTACCATCCTATAAC TAA
- the LOC107640278 gene encoding auxin-induced protein 22C isoform X2 — MDKWDLELGLALPSNSPCAGSNDDMEEEEEEEEEGEKVTHPTLCLLPLTPGHSWRKKRHRMYVKVKMEGVGIARKVDLTMHHSFHTLNHALLHMFGKPPHQFSNSYRLLFQDQQGHWLLAKDVPWRTFLHSAQRLKLLRTTTTIL; from the exons ATGGATAAATGGGATCTTGAACTCGGTCTTGCTCTCCCAAGCAATTCACCTTGTGCAGGCTCTAATGATGAtatggaggaggaagaggaagaagaagaggaaggggAGAAGGTTACACATCCCACTCTGTGTCTCCTTCCGTTAACCCCTGGCCACTCATGGAGGAAGAAACGGCATAGGATGTATGTGAAGGTGAAGATGGAAGGTGTAGGGATTGCAAGAAAGGTTGATCTCACCATGCACCATTCATTTCACACCCTTAACCATGCCTTGCTCCACATGTTTGGAAAACCCCCTCATCAATTCTCAAACTCCTATCGCCTCCTTTTTCAGGACCAACAAGGCCATTGGCTTCTCGCCAAAGATGTCCCATGGAG AACTTTCCTTCACTCTGCGCAGCGTCTCAAACTGCTCCGAACCACCACTACCATCCTATAA
- the LOC107615254 gene encoding uncharacterized protein LOC107615254: protein MPCSRPYYAQANGQVEAANKILIGLIKKHIGNRPRTWHETLNQILWAYRNSPRGSTGTSPYKLVYGHDAVLPLEMNLNTLRVSKQNDLPVDDYWNAMFDELNELDSERILALENIIRQKESIARSYNRRISRKSFQTGELVLKVI from the coding sequence ATGCCATGTTCGAGGCCTTATTACGCACAAGCTAACGGCCAAGTTGAAGCAGCAAATAAGATATTGATAGGTTTAATTAAAAAGCATATTGGAAATAGGCCTCGAACATGGCATGAAACTTTAAATCAAATATTATGGGCTTATCGAAATTCACCAAGAGGTTCGACAGGAACCTCACCTTATAAATTGGTATATGGCCATGATGCAGTATTACCATTGGAAATGAATTTGAATACTTTAAGGGTATCGAAACAAAACGATTTGCCAGTcgatgattattggaatgcaatGTTCGATGAATTAAATGAATTAGATTCAGAACGAATCTTGGCATTAGAGAATATAATTCGACAGAAGGAAAGTATTGCTCGAAGTTATAATCGTCGAATTTCTAGAAAATCTTTTCAAACAGGCGAATTGGTTTTGAAAGTTATTTAA
- the LOC107640254 gene encoding beta-1,4-mannosyl-glycoprotein 4-beta-N-acetylglucosaminyltransferase, translated as MANKNRLSSGSRYKVKRVHYCVLLALLVSLCVVGIIFHGRKISYFFRPLWDNPPKPFTRIPHYYAENVTMDLLCHLHGWSLRSHPRRVFDAIIFSNELDMLDIRWHELQPYVSKFIILESNTTFTGIPKPHYFELNRERFAFAKEQTVHGTFPGKLAVQGSYEDPFLLEGRQRAAMNSLIRRAGISNGDILIMADTDEIPSPHTLKLLQWCDGIPPLMHLELKHYMYSYEFPVDYSSWRATAHVYSQHTQYRHSRQTDLMLADAGWHCSFCFRKMWEFVFKMTAYSHADRVRYKSFLSHSRIQDIICRGDDLFDMLPEEYTFKDIIKKMGSIPPSASAVHLPAYLIQNAHNFKFLLPGGCLRETQTPP; from the coding sequence ATGGCAAATAAAAATCGATTGAGTTCTGGTTCTAGATACAAAGTAAAGAGGGTCCATTATTGTGTGTTGCTAGCATTATTGGTGTCATTATGTGTGGTAGGGATTATATTCCATGGTAGAAAGATTTCTTATTTCTTCAGACCCTTGTGGGACAATCCCCCTAAACCCTTCACACGCATACCTCACTACTATGCTGAAAATGTAACAATGGATCTCCTCTGCCATCTCCATGGTTGGTCCCTTCGATCCCACCCTCGCCGCGTCTTCGATGCTATCATATTCAGCAATGAATTAGACATGCTTGATATAAGATGGCACGAGCTTCAACCCTATGTCTCCAAATTCATCATCCTCGAGTCCAACACCACATTCACAGGCATTCCAAAGCCTCATTACTTTGAATTAAACAGAGAAAGATTCGCCTTCGCCAAAGAACAGACTGTCCACGGCACCTTCCCAGGAAAACTTGCAGTGCAAGGATCATATGAGGACCCTTTTCTGCTGGAGGGAAGACAACGCGCCGCGATGAATTCATTGATCCGGCGAGCAGGGATATCCAATGGAGACATCCTTATAATGGCTGATACAGACGAGATTCCAAGCCCACACACACTGAAGCTTTTGCAATGGTGTGATGGAATCCCTCCATTGATGCACCTTGAGCTTAAGCACTACATGTACTCGTACGAGTTCCCGGTGGACTACAGCAGCTGGCGAGCGACGGCACATGTGTACTCGCAGCACACTCAGTACCGGCACTCGCGGCAGACTGACCTTATGTTGGCAGATGCAGGGTGGCATTGTAGCTTCTGTTTCCGGAAAATGTGGGAATTTGTGTTCAAGATGACTGCATATAGCCACGCAGATCGCGTGAGGTATAAATCATTCCTTAGCCATTCAAGAATTCAGGACATAATTTGCAGGGGTGATGATCTCTTTGACATGCTCCCTGAAGAGTACACCTTCAAGGACATCATCAAGAAGATGGGGTCCATTCCGCCTTCTGCTTCTGCGGTTCATCTTCCTGCTTACTTGATTCAGAATGCTCATAACTTTAAGTTCCTTCTTCCTGGAGGTTGCTTGAGAGAAACACAAACTCCACCTTAG
- the LOC107640278 gene encoding auxin-induced protein 22C isoform X1, whose product MDKWDLELGLALPSNSPCAGSNDDMEEEEEEEEEGEKVTHPTLCLLPLTPGHSWRKKRHRMYVKVKMEGVGIARKVDLTMHHSFHTLNHALLHMFGKPPHQFSNSYRLLFQDQQGHWLLAKDVPWSVSNCSEPPLPSYNLLPLQYSRAVLFISS is encoded by the exons ATGGATAAATGGGATCTTGAACTCGGTCTTGCTCTCCCAAGCAATTCACCTTGTGCAGGCTCTAATGATGAtatggaggaggaagaggaagaagaagaggaaggggAGAAGGTTACACATCCCACTCTGTGTCTCCTTCCGTTAACCCCTGGCCACTCATGGAGGAAGAAACGGCATAGGATGTATGTGAAGGTGAAGATGGAAGGTGTAGGGATTGCAAGAAAGGTTGATCTCACCATGCACCATTCATTTCACACCCTTAACCATGCCTTGCTCCACATGTTTGGAAAACCCCCTCATCAATTCTCAAACTCCTATCGCCTCCTTTTTCAGGACCAACAAGGCCATTGGCTTCTCGCCAAAGATGTCCCATGGAG CGTCTCAAACTGCTCCGAACCACCACTACCATCCTATAACCTTCTTCCACTACAATACTCACGTGCAGTTCTCTTCATAAGCAGTTAA